The Verrucomicrobiota bacterium genome includes the window AAACATGGACCGCAAGGTTGCGTGCGCCTCAGTCCTACTCGACCCATGTCCGATTTGGGAGTACTTTTCTTGACTTTCTATCCCATTGCACACCCGTTGGAATCGTTTTTTTGCACTTTCCTTGGTTGACGCGGGTTTGAGACGAGGTTAGAAATGGGCACTGAAATCAGGATCGGTTTTGAATATGAAACATATCTGGGTTACCGGTGCCAATGGCTTGATTGGCGGGGAGATTCTCCGCCAGCAAGTGTCAGCGGTTGATTTTCAGTTGCGCGGTCTTACGCGTGCCGAGGTGGATTTGGCGGATGATAGCGCGGTGGCCGCGTTGTTCCGGCAAGAGCGTCCGGACGCCATCATTCACTGTGCGGCGCTGAGTAAAACCGGCGCCTGCCGCCAACAGCCTGAATTGGCGCAATTGCTCAACGTGCATGTCACGGAAACGCTTGCCGGTCTGGCCGCCTCAATTCCGTTCATCTTCTTCTCCACCGATCTGGTGTTTAACGGGAGAAAAGGTCACTATGCGGAGGAAGATACGGTGGACCCGTTGTGCATCTATTCCGCCACCAAGGTGCTGGCCGAGAAAATTGTATTGGCCAATCTGCGCCATACGGTGGTGCGGACGTCGTTGAACTTTGGCTTTTCAGACAATGGGCAACGCTCGTTTAACGAGGAATGGGCGCAGATGTGGCAACGGGGTGAGACGCTGGACTTGTTTGTGGATGAGTTCCGGTGCCCGATTCCCGTCGAGGTGACCGCACAGACGGTCCTGGAAATTTTGCGGCGCGGTTTGACGGGATGTTACCACCTGGCGGGTGGCAGACGCATGTCTCGGGTGGAGATGGGGGGATTGCTGGCGGAATTTCGGGCACCGTTGCCCTCGCCGATGCGTCCGAGTTCGCTGGCGGATTGGAAGGGGCCAGCCCGCGCGGCGGATACATCGCTGAATTGCGCCAAATTGGAGCGGGCGTTGAACATCCAGTTGCCGGGGCTGGAAGATTGGTTGCGCCAAAACTGGGCGCGCCAGCAGGCCTTGGCTGGCGGTGACCGGGAATAAAATGGATTTTTAGGGAATATGCCTCCGGGTACCTATCGCGGCAGACTGGCGCCATCGCCCACGGGGTATTTGCATCAGGGCCACGTGCAGACTTTCTGGCTGGCCCAGGAACGGGCGCGGGCGCATCACGGAGTTTTGGTGTTGCGGGATGAAGATTTGGATGGTTCGCGCGCCCGGGCGGAGTTTGCGACCGCCATGATCGAGGATTTGCGCTGGTTCGGCTTTGATTGGCAGGAAGGACCGGATTGCGGCGGGGCGTATGGGCCGTACCAGCAAAGCCAACGATTGCCAGGTTATCGAATCGTCTTCGAGCAACTCAAAGCAAAGGGCGCGATTTACCCTTGTTCCTGTACGCGTAAAGATGTGCAACAGGCGTTGCAGGCGCCGCATATCGGTCAGGAGGAACCGCCTTACCCCGGCACTTGCCGGCCCGGCAGGAGGGGCGATGGGAATCTCAAACCTGGTGGACGCATCAACTGGCGGTTTCAAGTGCCCGATGGCGCGACCGTTGGTTTTGTGGATGGCCACTATCGCGCGCAATCCTTTGTTGCCGGGAAAGACTTTGGCGATTTTGTCGTCTGGCGAAGTGACGGGCTGCCCAGTTACCAATTGGCGGTAGTGGTGGATGATCATGAGATGGCCATCACGGAGGTGGTGCGCGGCGCGGACCTTTTGTTATCCACGGCGCGACAATTACTGATTTATCATGCTTTGGGATGGGAGCCCCCGGCGTTTTATCATTGCCCGCTGGTCCTGGACGCGCAGGGGAACCGGCTGGCCAAGCGGCATGATGCCCTGAGCCTGCGGACCTTGCGTCAACGTGGGGAGTCGCCTGAAAATATCAGGCGCTCGTTCCCGCCAACCGGTAGTTGAAAATAAAACAGGCGGCGGATAATCCGCCGGCTGCAAGGTTATAAACAAAACAACGATGGAGGAAAATTAACGGGGGGCTGGGGCTTCCCAACCCGGACGGGTGGTTTGCCCATCTCGACGACCGCCTGCACCCTGACCACCAAAGCCGCCGCCTGCGCCCAGGCGTTGAAATCCGCCGCCCATGAGGATCATTGACAGGGCCTGGGGTGGCGCATTTTGCAGACGCTCTTTTTGT containing:
- a CDS encoding SDR family oxidoreductase, which encodes MKHIWVTGANGLIGGEILRQQVSAVDFQLRGLTRAEVDLADDSAVAALFRQERPDAIIHCAALSKTGACRQQPELAQLLNVHVTETLAGLAASIPFIFFSTDLVFNGRKGHYAEEDTVDPLCIYSATKVLAEKIVLANLRHTVVRTSLNFGFSDNGQRSFNEEWAQMWQRGETLDLFVDEFRCPIPVEVTAQTVLEILRRGLTGCYHLAGGRRMSRVEMGGLLAEFRAPLPSPMRPSSLADWKGPARAADTSLNCAKLERALNIQLPGLEDWLRQNWARQQALAGGDRE
- the gluQRS gene encoding tRNA glutamyl-Q(34) synthetase GluQRS — protein: MPPGTYRGRLAPSPTGYLHQGHVQTFWLAQERARAHHGVLVLRDEDLDGSRARAEFATAMIEDLRWFGFDWQEGPDCGGAYGPYQQSQRLPGYRIVFEQLKAKGAIYPCSCTRKDVQQALQAPHIGQEEPPYPGTCRPGRRGDGNLKPGGRINWRFQVPDGATVGFVDGHYRAQSFVAGKDFGDFVVWRSDGLPSYQLAVVVDDHEMAITEVVRGADLLLSTARQLLIYHALGWEPPAFYHCPLVLDAQGNRLAKRHDALSLRTLRQRGESPENIRRSFPPTGS